The following proteins come from a genomic window of Dreissena polymorpha isolate Duluth1 chromosome 1, UMN_Dpol_1.0, whole genome shotgun sequence:
- the LOC127873022 gene encoding C-type lectin domain family 4 member F-like, with amino-acid sequence MTWNDAEYHCKANGGQLAYITSQAEEDFMMNFMKKERLNQYGWIGLSDQGKEGSWSWTSGYPFSWAKWFPFRYNSDKHNSEDCVALVPAIDVIFGIHANGAWDDLHCEALNPSLCRYDANQTAAALVNDLLGLLSNLGHSIFG; translated from the exons ATGACGTGGAATGACGCCGAATATCACTGCAAAGCAAACGGAGGCCAGCTGGCGTATATCACCAGTCAGGCGGAAGAAGATTTTATGATGAACTTCATGAAAAAAGAAAGACTAAATCAGTATGGCTGGATCGGACTGTCAGATCAGGGTAAAGAGGGGAGTTGGTCCTGGACATCGG GTTATCCATTCTCGTGGGCAAAATGGTTCCCCTTTAGATACAATTCAGACAAGCACAACTCAGAGGATTGCGTTGCACTGGTTCCCGCGATTGACGTGATCTTTGGTATTCATGCAAATGGAGCATGGGATGATCTGCATTGCGAGGCCCTTAACCCATCACTATGCCGTTATG ATGCCAATCAGACAGCCGCTGCGCTTGTAAATGACCTTCTTGGATTGCTTTCTAATCTGGGTCATTCGATATTTGGATAA